Genomic DNA from Dehalococcoidia bacterium:
TCACCGGGTTCCACGGCGCACACGTCACCGTCGGCGTGCTGATGCTGCTCTCGCTCTTCGCCCTGTCCATGCGCGGCAAGCTGCCGCAGTCCAGCAGCCTGAACGTGGAGCTGGTGGGGCTCTACTGGCACTTCGTCGACGTGGTCTGGATCGTGATCTTCACCCTGATTTACCTTGTCAAGCTCTAACAGGACGGGCCAGCGGTCGTCAGGCTGGTCGCAGCGAACCGCCCGCCGGCGTGGGCCATGGCGGGCAACTGGCCGGAGAGGCTGAATGGAGCACCCCGTAGTCACGCAGACCCGTTTTCCCCGCCTTGTGCGCCGTGTGGAGCCGCACCACGCGCCCGGGCAGCTGGAGTACGTGCGCATCGCCGTGATCCTCGCGGTGCTCACGGCGCTGGAGGTGATCGTCTATTACCCCGGCTGGCCAAAGGTGCCGAAGCTGGTGCTGTTCGTCGCGCTCGCGGCGACCAAGTTCGCGATCGTGGCGGCATTCTTCATGCACCTGAAGTTCGACGGCAAGTTGCTGGCGATCGTCTTCAGCACCGGCCTGGCGCTCGCGGGGGTGGCGTTCATG
This window encodes:
- a CDS encoding cytochrome C oxidase subunit IV family protein; this encodes MEHPVVTQTRFPRLVRRVEPHHAPGQLEYVRIAVILAVLTALEVIVYYPGWPKVPKLVLFVALAATKFAIVAAFFMHLKFDGKLLAIVFSTGLALAGVAFMVAIVTIHAMN